The Coffea arabica cultivar ET-39 chromosome 6e, Coffea Arabica ET-39 HiFi, whole genome shotgun sequence genome contains the following window.
atattatctattcactaatcttaaaGTTTTAAGTATAGATAAGACAACTAAGCAGTGTAAGTGAATGcatatgaattgcaaatcaatgtattagtgtattgactttcacaataacagatgtaagtaaataagttttattttgatttgaaataaattataagtttgtaactaatataacttaccactaatcattgtaatttgtaagtttgtaactaatattacttattattaatcattgtaaattataaattcataaattatcactaatcattgtacaGTCTAAGATTTATTCTAATTTAAGTTAATCACTTTTTATATGTTCCTTAAATCATAGACTAAGGATTctaggtataagtgatcaaataagTTAAAATTCATATTATCTATTTACTAATCTTAAGGCTTTAAATATAGACAAGACAACTAAGCAGTATAAGTGAATGCAtgtgaattgcaaatcaatgtattagtgtattgactttcacaataacatatgtaagtaaataagttttattttgatttgaaataaattataagtttgtaactaatataacttatcactaatcattgtaatttgtaagtttgtaactaatattacttattattaatcattgtaaattataaattcattgtaactactaactaatattacttattattaatcattgtaaattataaattcattgtaactactaactaatattacttattattaatcattgtaaattataaattcataaattatcattaaatcattgtacagtctaaggtttattctagttcaaattaatcactttttatgtgttccttaaaaaaaataataaataaaagataTTAGGGATACAATTGATATTATATATGCATCAGGGGAGGAAAATGAAATTATCTATTTTCAGAAACAGGCGCCTTAGGGTAAAGCCCTTCGCTATCACTAAACCCACATTGGTCGTCACTTTTGTCTAAGCTTCCACCACCGTTACTCCCAGCACCTCCCTCCTGACAGCTCCACCGCAAGAAAACGTAATCGGCCTCTCTGAAATCATCAATAGGACTCCACTTGAGGTAAAGCTTAAATTTTTTCCGTTTTCTTTAATATGCCTGTATATATATGTCACCGGTGCTTCGAAATATTAATTCTTTTTGCAAGCTTTAAGTCGATATACTTGTTATTGAGCTTTGCAATCGGAAAATCATTATGTTGAATTATAATTTTGTCTACTACTAGGTTATCTTGTTGCATTTTCACTGGATTTTGAAAATATACTGCTTGATTTCGTCGGCATTATGAACAATATGCTGGAAATCTTGACCTTGACACAATTGAGATGCATATCATCCTTATATGGTAGAGATTTTACTTCACTTTTGTGTGGTTCATATGGAGCAGACTCGGAAGGTGTTCTATCAAATGtttgattaatcttttcttttctaagaTGAATTCGGTCTAACCGAATTCATTACcgttttcaaatttgaaatcggTTGCGGAATGAATTCGGTTATGGCCAATTCAAAATTGAAAACGGTTTAGATTTCTATAAGTCGAATaaccgaattcaccgaattcattGCACTGAATTACTGATTTTGCACCGAATGCACACCCCTATTTGGGACATATGAGCCAGAAAGATTGGGGTATACTGAGCAAAAGGGGCTTTCTTTGTGGTCAGAGTACTGGGTCATTGAAATTCTATGAACATGTGTCTTTGGGAAGCAAAAAGAGTTAGTTTCAGTTCACCAGCAATCCAAAAGACGAAAGGTACTCTTGACTATATTCATTCAGATTTATGAGATCCATCTCGTGTTCCGTCTAAGGATGGTGTTAGGTAtatgttgactttcattgataATTTTTTCAGAAAAGcttgggtttatttttttaaacataaGAATAATATTTGCCTTACTTTCAAGTAATGAAAAGTTTTGATTAAGAAATAGACAGGTAAATAGATCAAGCAGTTTCGAACAGATAATGATATGGAATTTGTGaaagaaaatttgatgatttttgcAAGAATAAAAGAATTGTTCGACATCGTACTGTCAGGATGACACTTCAACAAAATGATATGGTCTAACATATGAATAGAACGCTTTTGGAGAGAGTGAGGTGCATGATCTCTAATGGAGAGTTGACAAAGGACTTTTGGACAGAGGCAATCTTTATGGCTTGTTATATTATCAACCGTGCTCCTTTTACAActcttgatttcaaaactcctgaAAAAGTTTGATCAGGTTCTCCTGTTgattattttgatttaaaaatttttgaatatccAACATACATGCATGCAATGATGAAAAATTAGAGTCTCGTGCTAAAAAGTGTATTTTTCTTAGATATCCTTCTAGGGTAAAAGGACACAAATTGTGGTATCCTGattccaaatttttaaaatttatatgcagtagagatgttacttttgatgaattttctgtaTTATCTTTCAAGAAGGAGTCTTATAGTTCTTGTAATGCAGATGATAGTATGCAGAAGCAGGTAGATCTTGAGATATGTAGTTCTGATCCTTCTATTGAATAAGTACCAGTAGATGCATCTGAATCTATTGATGCAAATAATTCAGAAGAGAAAGAATATTTCATTGCCAAACATAGATCAAGAAGGGATATTCGACCATCACAAAGATATGTAAACTTGATTGCATATGCTTTGTCTATTATAGAACAGACTGATGTAATTGGTGAACCTATTACCTATTCAGATGCAGTTTGTTGTGATGGCTTTGCTAAGTGATTGATTGTAATGAATGAAGATATTGAATCTTTCCATCGAAATGAAACTTGGATTCTTGTGAAACCGCCTTCAGATAAGAAAATTGTTAGATGCAAATGAgtcttcaagaagaaagaaataattCCAAGGGTCGAAAATGTAAGGTACAAAGTACGGTTGGTTGCAAAGAGCTATAATTAGGTACAAGATGTTGACtttaatgaaatattttcacctaGTGTTAAGCATAATTCTAttcgtgttttgcttgctttagtTGTCATGTATAATTGGAGTTGGAGCAGTTTGATATTAAGACAACTTTCTTGCATGGTGAActtgaagagaaaatttataTGAAGCAACCTTAGAGATTTGAaattgaagaaaaggaagatcATGTTTGTTTACTGAAGAGATCCTTATGTGGATTAAAGCAATCTCCAAGACATTGGTACCAGAGTTTTAGGTTTTGAATCATGGTCAGATTTTGGGTTCTTAATGACAATAATAGGTTTTGGATGTTACAGAAagcgaagaaaaaaaaattttcgatGGAGTTTAGTTAGGTTTTGGAGAAAAGTTATTTGGCCTATTTGAACTCTTAAGGGTTTTGAGAATAAAGTGGAGCATGATTATTATGTTCGTGGTTTTTTAGCTCATTGAGATCTGTTGAaccttttatgatttttggcCCTTTGGAACCTGTTGAGCCTTTTGCATCTTGGTTCATTGGTGGCTCGTTGGGACTTTTGTGATTCATTGAGATCTATTGGAACTTTTATGGAGAAGGTGGAGTGTTTGCTATTTGTCTACTATTTACCGATGTTGGATAtacgccaaggtggagatttgttgagtATGTCTTTATATCCCACATCGGAACTTTTATAAAGAGATATCTTCTCTTGGTagttataaatataatgaaTTTCAGTGAATTTAATTGTGATAAGGGTATCAACCCAAGCGCTATGCACCAGTCCATGAGAGTTTTAGAGAGCCTATGTCCTAGTCTAAGAGATGTTTTGGTTTGGTATTAAACCAAAAGAGCAAGTCATGGGTCTTTGGGTTTTACGATCATTAAGCATTTAGTGCTATTTAgactcttttgtattttaaGTTTTAGATGCTTTTTGGacttgaaaattatttcataGGGTTTTATACTCTTTCTTTTGTACTCTCCTTTGGTTATAGTAAATATGCTACCTGTTCGCCCGTGAACGTAAGTCAGTTTGACCGAATCACATAAATTTTGTATTTCTctatttgatttatttgttttgttattatcattattgAATTGTCAAGAACCCTATTATTTTCATTGATCAATTTTCTAGGACCAGACCTAACAGATTAGCTAAAGAAAACATACCCGTTGAGAAAGGTGTtacaaaatgggaaagagaagtAGCTAATAAAACAAACATCTAAATTCAATAGATTGCATGATTGTCGTAGAACAAATCtgtaagtaaatgaaataaatttgaATAGATAGGGGTTACTATGGTAACGGCCAAGAAACCAAACTTTTCTATTAATTGGTATTAATTGTGTCTTAACATCTATATATCATAAGTTTGCATATAACTGATGAGAAAGgctttagaaaattaagagatTTAGATGTTAACACAATTAAATGATTAGAAGGGCTTTTATGTAATTCCACTAAAATACAAGTTGAATTCAATTGTATCCAATGTTCAATCAGATATCAAACACGATCACATGTCAAACTTATCCTTAACATTAAATGTCTGAAAGGACATCTAAGTAATTACAACAAAATCAAATTAGCTATAATGACTCGTATTTAATACTCTAATTGCACTTCAAACGCTCTTACATTTCCAAACTAGCCCTACTCTTGAGTTTGAAATGTAAATACCATCTTTACTTTAAACTCATTTTTATATAGTATAAAATGATGCAAGCACGCTAATTTGTTCAATAACCAATGTTacaaaaattgaacaaaaaatcAATAGCTCGTGATTTTTCGTTTGCTAGGTTATTCTAATCGTATAAAATGGTATAGTAATTAAAATTAAGCATTAGAATACAATATTTAAATTCTAATACGTGTAGAAAGTGAATATTTTGTATGCAATCGAACCATGAAACGAATATTTGGTTCACTTGTAATTCATGTGATTTAACATTAAAAAAAGTTCAATATTAAGTAAATAACATAtgtaagaaaggaaaaagataaaatcCTATCATATATTTTTGTTCAATGTTTCATTGTGAAAATATTGAAggtagttttaaaaattttaatacttTTGGGGGACAATCTTAGGTTTAGAAGGAATACTATCAAAATTCACAAGGAGCAAGAGCgagacaaaaaattttaaattttttacagATTATTTTACAGTTTCTATTGAGGGAGTGGTCAGAATGCATGTGGCTCTGCCACCGTCTAAAGATGTCGAGAAGTTGAAGACCGAAAGTCTCAAGAACTTGCAGCGTAAGAAAAGGCAATTGGGTTGGTTTTTGGGGTACTTCTTTTCATGAATGATAGAGAGCCAAATTCCTTTTGGCAACATAAAAGTCTTCATGCGGATATAGGATTTATATCTTTTAATAGCTAGGAAATTACAATGAAACaacatttttaaatttaataaacCAAATTGTCCGACCACTAGATGCATGTGGTCTTGTAAAGACTGCATTTCGTCCATCCTGACCTGTTGGATGACAATTTCCAGATAATGACGGAATAAAATAAGTTCATCAAAGTAACAACGTACGTAGGACTAGGAGAAGGCCAAAACACAAACATTAAAGTGCCTTCTACCTAGGACTGATGATGCTTTTTTGATTCTTTATATTTTGAATCATGTGGTGAACAAGTGAGGAGTATTGACCAAGAAGAGCCAGTGTCTGATTAATCGAAATTAAAACTATTAGAAAGCTGGTCAGCCGCAGTTTACTGAAAATTTCATTGCAATTGATTTAACTTAATAAGTTACAATTTTATTACTCAGAATTCCTGCTGATTGAAGAACTTAACGATTTGGATGAGCTGAAAGTCTACCTACGGATATGAGCAATGAAAGAATCCATCTCCAAGCGACTAACACCACCTTCCATAACAGAACCTTTGACAGCTTTGCTCAATTCACTGGCTCTTTGCCTCATCTCTTCTCCTTCAGCTGAATCCATCAATCTTCTCACAGCATTTTCAACAGTTATGGATGTCACAAGTTCATTCTGCTTTGACCAATCCCTTATTATTAGACCAACCTTGAGCACCTTTTCCAGTAGTATCGCGTTTCTGGGCTGGTCAGAATGCATAGGCCATGCTGCCACGGGTACTCCCATGCTAATGCTTTCTATGCACGAGTTCCATCCGCAATGGCTCATGAATCCACCTGTTGATGAATGTCCAAGAATCTCCAGTTGGGGTGCCCAATCCCTCACAACTATTCCTCTTCCTTCAGTTCTCTCTGCGAATCCTTCAGGCAACTGAGCTCTCCTATCTTCTCCCTGGAAGACATCTCCTTTGTCTGCATCCCTCAGTACCCATATAAATTTTTGCCCGCTTTTGTCTAGCCCAATTGCGATCTCCTCGGCTTCTTCATCTGATATTGAAGTTGTTGAACcaaaggaaatgaaaatgacCGAGTTTGGCGCTTGTTTGTCCAGCCAATCCAGGCAATAGTGTCTCTTCATCGAGTTTTTCTGTTCATTCATCTCTACTGGATTGAATGGACCAATAGCCCATTGCTTGTCCGAGTCAGTTATTCCGGATTTTGCAAGGAGGTCAAGGTATGGACCCTCTATAGCTCTACAAGTATTGAACAGGGAGCCAGAGGTAATTGGCTTGTTATCATGTTGCAATTTTACAAAGTCCATCAGCTCTTGGGGGAAGCAGCTTTCAAGTGTTGGAAGATCTTCGAGTGGTTTGAGTAGTTCAGGCTCGGATATTCCAGGTTTTCCTTCTTGCTCCCAAACAAATGCGTAGACAGTGAAGGCTGAGATGCTTTGAAAGCAGTAGGCCTCTGCGTTCAGGATTAAACCCACATCCTGGATGACATATGGCATCAGATCGTCATATATAACTACCAATCTTCTTGTTGTGCCAGAAAGTTGTTGCAGAAGTGCGTAAACTGGCTCGCGGAGTTTGATCGATGCGTTGAACGCTGGGATGAGTTGTGTGGGAGATTTTGTAGGGGCATTTGGGTTGGGAGGAGGAGTTTCATAAGAAGGGATGGAAAATTCGTGGAAATGGAAGTTGGAAGTGGCAAGAGGATCCCAACCGTGGACGCGAACCTTTGCCTGGCGGTTGTGAGAGGCCGTGCCAACATAGTGAACGGGTATATCATAGGAGGAGATGAGGCGGGAGAGATGGAGGAGCTGGTTGAGATGGCCTTGTGCTGGAAGGGGAACCATGACCACAGTTACTTCATGAGTTTCTTGAATACTACCATTTTggctttggttttggttttggttttggttttggttttggcAGTGGACTGTAGAATGTTCAATTATGGCCATTGGAAAGGTTTGGGAATTGGAAATGTTAGAAAGCTCTCTATTTTCTCAGCTTGTTAGAATTGCTTTGATTATATAAGGTGTATGATGAAAGCCATAGggtccttttatttttaatttttttaaagggtaaaatacaaaaaagccCTATGTGATTAAGTTAATCTATGATAAAGCCCCTTATGATTTCAAATCATACATTTCAACCTCTCATGATTTGAACTGATTTGAAATAACAATGGAAATCGTCAAAACTAATGGAGGGGAACGAAATGACACAATTATCCTAATATATATAAGCAATAAacagttggtgggataaaatccaaacccaacgaaATAacagttggtgggataaaacccaattgTTAATTCATATGATTTTCGGTGGTTTTTTAAATTAGTTCAAACCAAGAGATACCGGAGTGTATGTTTTAAAATTAGAGGGGGTTTTCTGTATGTTCGCTTAATCTCAAGGGACTTTTCtatattttgccctttttttaAATTAAGTCGGGGGTTTCAAACTTGAGATATCACTAAAAGTCCTTGTTAGTTTAATGTAGATTCTGTTGACTATAGTGTTTTCTATTTGAATAACCTAGCAGACTTAGATCGTAATGCAAGTCAATAAAATTTCTGTTTTTTAACCCAAAGAAAAGTGGACTCATTCTGACTATTCTTCTTCAATCAATTTAAAAAAGGGTTAAATGCTAAAAACCCCCCACAAactatatactccctccgtcgcATTGATAatgtcatacttttcttttttatccgTCCCAAAATGATTGTCACTTACTAAAATTGGCAATGAAAACTCTCACACATTTCCGCTCCATACCCTTCAATGTGACAgccttttcttatcttttagtGGGCCCAATTATGCACTTCCCAAGTACCAACACTGCACTTGATAGATCGTGATTCTCACATAAAATGCAAACAACAATCGTGCATGACACTTTCCTCTAAAGTAGTGTGGAgactttttattcttttgggtCCCATATGTCTTATCACAACTTATGACCCCTTTATCATTCAATCACGTATGGAAACATTGAAAGTCAAGGGGTATTGCCGGAACTTAAACACAAATCATTTAAAAGTCTTGCACTGTtgataaaaattacaagtttcaAAGCGCGACACAATTTCtggaacggagggagtattcAGTTGCAGTTTACCTCCTAAACTATACTAATAAGCATTTCGCCCCCTTGAATGATATGTTTGGACAAttatttcttgttgaattccACTCCTGCAATAGATATTTTAATCCCTCTTTCAACGTTGATCTTAAGACAAAGCACCTAATAAGCCCAGAAGGCTGTGGAAGTAGTTTTTTTTAGAAAGTTCCGTTAGAATGATATCTTCAAGATTGGAAATTGCTTGGTCAGTGGAAGCCCGCAATAGACGACTTAGCCATACAAGGAcaataaaacatgaaaaaatATTACTTTTCTTGTTTATTTCGAATCCAATAAAGATTGAATGATGTAACGTTTCTTTGATGAATTGAAAACCGCCAAATTACATTTTTGCTGGATAAATTAGGTTTGATTGTTTTTGGTTGGACAAAGACAAAATGTCCAGCTAGCGGACTATCGTGCCAAGCTCTGTTTTCATCTCCAAAGAGCATGTTCATCACTTTAATTGCCTGTTTGTTTTCTAAAAATCccatttctcaaaattttgatatttatcAGCTTTAACTTCTAAAGATAGAGGCAGAGCCAGGATCTTTGTTTAGGTGTACAATAATATTAGTTTAAACTTACAATGTATTGATTTGTAGATTTTTAAAACACTATCTATTCATTATACAAGCACCCTAATTTGTTCAATAACCAACGTTATAGCTCATGATTTGTCGTTTGCCAGGTTattctaatggtataaaatggtaTAGCAATTAAAATTAAGCATTAGAATACAATATTAAATAACTATTACGTTCACTTGTAATTCACGTAATTGaacattaaaaaattttcaatattaAGTAAATAACTTAtgtaagaaaggaaaaagataaCATCCTATTATATATTTTAGTTCAATGTTTCATTGTGTAAATATTGAGGGTAGttgtaaaaaattttactaATACTTTTGGAGGACAATCTTAGGGTTAGAAGGATTACAATCAAAATTCTGTATTTACaatccccggcaacggcgccaaagattgacagggtgtcgagcctatgcaataataaatacttgctcaaataaaatacaaattctgtatatagcggtaagcagggtcgaatctacagggactggggataatttaatttcttctcaagttccagatatggggggtttttgaaaatgagagtaactaaattacttggaataaattaaaataaaataaaataactacaacttaaataactaattatcacaataaaaataataatggacgaactctagccaagagacaacttcggagatgggtcacttaattcgatcacagatgcaaggattattccagttactatctgataaattagttatagttgtcatacacgcgataaacaaccaactcttcctcaatttgtcgatagccaaggtacgaccgttgactatttcttTAATCaggaaacaaccctaggtacgaccatagaagttcaattccctaattgcatgaAAATTAGAAGAGCCCaattctaaccaatcaacacgctacgagggtctctttaagttagcctgtctatctccctgacacaaacccaatcatgccagttgccaccagtttagaataattaaacaattacagatttaactaccctaattggcttcaggttattgaattaatctagaatccgggccctggataatcgaataataaaacaaccatatgaacataaagcagaagatagacGGATACCAGTGACTaatggaaataaataaaaactaattcgatctcacaaatttagtagAACCAAGTCCTCCGTTGTTCCTCGACTAGACGAAGGGATTTAATTCATCTTCATCGAGGAAATCCCATGCAAAAGTGCAGAAGTAATTATTGAAAACAAGCTATGTCTTCGTCGTCCCCCGAAGAAACGGAAAAAGGGCAAATAAATAAACGAAAGAATTGGACGAAACCAAAAGAATGAAGTTCCCTATTCTAAAACAATTGCCTAACTTTTCTCCGTGGTCCCGCCGGATAAGGAACAAGCACTGCCAAAGCTCCCTACGCTTCTTTC
Protein-coding sequences here:
- the LOC113695364 gene encoding zeatin O-glucosyltransferase-like, whose translation is MAIIEHSTVHCQNQNQNQNQNQSQNGSIQETHEVTVVMVPLPAQGHLNQLLHLSRLISSYDIPVHYVGTASHNRQAKVRVHGWDPLATSNFHFHEFSIPSYETPPPNPNAPTKSPTQLIPAFNASIKLREPVYALLQQLSGTTRRLVVIYDDLMPYVIQDVGLILNAEAYCFQSISAFTVYAFVWEQEGKPGISEPELLKPLEDLPTLESCFPQELMDFVKLQHDNKPITSGSLFNTCRAIEGPYLDLLAKSGITDSDKQWAIGPFNPVEMNEQKNSMKRHYCLDWLDKQAPNSVIFISFGSTTSISDEEAEEIAIGLDKSGQKFIWVLRDADKGDVFQGEDRRAQLPEGFAERTEGRGIVVRDWAPQLEILGHSSTGGFMSHCGWNSCIESISMGVPVAAWPMHSDQPRNAILLEKVLKVGLIIRDWSKQNELVTSITVENAVRRLMDSAEGEEMRQRASELSKAVKGSVMEGGVSRLEMDSFIAHIRR